A DNA window from Candidatus Methylomirabilis sp. contains the following coding sequences:
- the nth gene encoding endonuclease III produces ILSAQCTDQRVNQVTRTLFQKYRTAADFARADPTVLMGEIRSTGFYRNKARAIIGCCQRLLSEHAGEVPDTMEALTALPGVWRKTANVVLGTAFGKPALAVDTHVTRVANRLGLTATDDPDKIEQDLCVVIPPARWARATHLFIFHGRYTCKALRPLCDRCPVYEDCLWPEKPRQQGAKPVPRPDARSARG; encoded by the coding sequence CGATCCTCTCGGCCCAGTGCACCGACCAGCGGGTGAACCAGGTGACCCGAACGCTCTTCCAGAAGTACCGAACCGCAGCCGACTTCGCCCGGGCAGACCCGACGGTCCTGATGGGGGAGATCCGCTCGACCGGCTTCTACCGGAACAAGGCCCGGGCCATCATCGGCTGCTGCCAGCGGCTCCTCTCCGAGCACGCCGGCGAGGTCCCCGACACCATGGAGGCTCTGACGGCCCTCCCGGGGGTCTGGCGAAAGACGGCCAACGTGGTCCTGGGGACCGCCTTCGGGAAGCCTGCCCTCGCTGTGGACACCCACGTCACGCGGGTGGCCAACCGCCTCGGGCTGACCGCCACGGACGATCCCGACAAGATCGAGCAGGACCTGTGCGTCGTCATCCCGCCCGCCCGGTGGGCCCGGGCGACTCACCTCTTCATCTTCCACGGTCGCTACACCTGCAAGGCCCTCCGGCCCTTGTGCGACCGGTGCCCGGTCTACGAGGACTGCCTGTGGCCGGAGAAGCCGAGACAGCAGGGGGCGAAGCCGGTGCCCCGGCCGGATGCTCGGTCGGCCCGGGGGTGA